The proteins below come from a single Xyrauchen texanus isolate HMW12.3.18 chromosome 3, RBS_HiC_50CHRs, whole genome shotgun sequence genomic window:
- the LOC127620711 gene encoding PH and SEC7 domain-containing protein 1, whose protein sequence is MDNTADYEETEPYLEAKQYIEKMTQETDGLDLSEHSVSLFPVTVPCTSLSYATVQWDVPETSAEPPSTGSVNELNSEMNWTVNLLSTDLGYIPNEEAIVDVLPEAEPQTDVTLTNSYFSQTCNAQKSDINTQIESSQDEIQTPSAYVEETTQTSDSTADTTSRSEENFKSSYGVHILMDTQGSEIQSGPESSHVEEEKEVDVLVLPKLTLTHQESSDSDREECTEECTETNRESSDTRTNNQEELNFLDQITGPDQPLEQETSDLLDVQSENKSNQPQESITDQTEPREQLSDFIMDLKELEEVELAPEQVRHTEEMNISVTVIQVNQNNEILQHSGETEDISEQLIKDDGPKCAEEPVSSVEKLCPEEAEDGTKEAAKHLELSEEMSEISTEDETSMKSNKPEIQSPEQTEQLKCPDANESSEQIQYPNEENPPKQMVQSEIKPLDQTEHSAEIRQFESSDLKRHPVLTDVAEHMQEVLENQVPVCPHINGGVELVDRAEAQQLAERLFRLDGFQRTDVVRHLDKDNEFSHAVGEEYLTFFDFTNQSLEQALRSFLKEVVLIGESQERERVLQHFSSRFQQCNPDAFSSAESVLTLTCALMLLNTDLHGQNVGKPMSVSEFVSNLDGMNGGENFNKDCLKSLYNSIKSDVLQWAIDTEVLAKSMMLEQDVEQDRLLRSKSNPFQDLPHNKKATVFQKGFLKRKAHADIDGKRTPWGKRSWKTFYVVLKGAVLYLQKDEYGIDWQSSEEVVSVHHALTECALNYTKRPHVFRLQTADWRVFLFEAASTEQMNSWIGRINLVSALYSSPPFAAAVGSQKKFCRPILPAAESNLTLDKQLLSHAATLHSFQEDLRVLQQTALDGRKAKARELEEIRQREEYLHYEKSRYEVYVKMLEAWQTLETSESSVGDKLSMFDAGVWRGVMDEDQDETDAVMKRSHSSPSLELETPPQPVVKVRRNISERRTYRKIIIPRRNKEL, encoded by the exons ATGGATAATACGGCAGACTATGAGGAAACTGAACCATACCTGGAGGCCAAGCAGTACATAGAGAAAATGACACAAGAAACTGATGGTCTTGATCTGTCTGAACACAGTGTCTCATTGTTTCCCGTCACTGTGCCCTGCACTTCTCTCTCTTACGCTACTGTGCAGTGGGATGTCCCGGAAACCTCCGCAGAACCTCCATCCACTGGATCTGTGAATGAACTGAACTCTGAAATGAACTGGACTGTTAACCTTCTGTCCACAGACCTCGGTTACATCCCAAATGAGGAAGCGATTGTTGATGTACTACCTGAAGCCGAGCCACAAACAGACGTCACTTTAACAAACAGTTATTTTTCACAG ACATGTAATGCACAGAAATCAGATATAAACACACAAATTGAATCCTCACAGGACGAGATCCAGACACCATCTGCATATGTCGAAG AAACCACACAGACATCAGATTCTACTGCAGATACAACATCTAGGTCTGAGGAGAATTTCAAGTCTTCTTATGGTGTTCATATCTTAATGGACACACAAGGCTCTGAGATTCAATCAGGTCCAGAGAGTTCACATGTGGAAGAAGAGAAGGAAGTAGATGTTTTAGTCCTTCCCAAACTGACTTTAACCCATCAGGAAAGCTCTGATTCAGACAGGGAGGAATGTACAGAAGAATGCACTGAGACAAATAGAGAATCATCAGACACAAGAACAAATAATCAGGAGGAGTTGAATTTCTTGGATCAGATTACAGGACCTGACCAGCCTCTGGAACAGGAAACGTCAGATCTTCTAGATGTCCAATCAGAGAACAAGTCTAATCAACCACAGGAATCCATTACAGACCAAACAGAACCAAGAGAGCAACTATCAGATTTTATTATGGATTTAAAGGAACTAGAGGAAGTTGAACTGGCACCAGAGCAAGTCAGACATACAGAAGAGATGAACATATCTGTTACAGTGATACAGGTGAACCAGAATAATGAGATTCTACAACATTCTGGAGAGACAGAGGACATCTCAGAACAGTTAATCAAAGATGACGGACCAAAATGTGCCGAAGAACCTGTCAGTTCAGTGGAGAAACTGTGTCCCGAAGAAGCAGAAGATGGGACAAAAGAAGCGGCGAAACACTTGGAGCTTTCAGAGGAGATGTCAGAAATTTCAACAGAAGATGAAACCTCAATGAAATCCAATAAACCAGAAATACAGTCACCAGAACAGACCGAGCAATTAAAATGTCCAGATGCAAACGAATCCTCAGAGCAGATACAATATCCAAATGAGGAGAACCCCCCCAAGCAGATGGTACAATCAGAGATTAAACCATTAGACCAGACAGAACATTCAGCCGAAATCAGACAGTTCGAGTCCAGTGACCTGAAACGACATCCAGTGCTGACAGACGTGGCTGAACACATGCAGGAAGTTCTGGAGAACCAGGTACCTGTGTGTCCTCATATTAACGGAGGTGTGGAGCTGGTGGACCGGGCTGAGGCTCAACAACTGGCTGAAAGACTCTTCAGATTGGATGGTTTTCAGCGTACAGATGTGGTCCGACACCTGGACAAAGA CAATGAGTTCAGTCATGCTGTCGGGGAAGAGTACCTCACATTCTTTGACTTCACCAACCAGAGTCTGGAACAAGCGCTCCG GTCATTTCTGAAGGAGGTGGTTTTGATCGGTGAGTCTCAGGAGCGTGAGAGAGTCCTGCAGCATTTCTCCAGTCGATTCCAGCAGTGTAATCCAGACGCCTTCTCCTCAGCGGAATCGGTTCTGACACTCACATGCGCTCTCATGCTGCTAAACACAGACCTGCATGGACAA AATGTCGGCAAGCCCATGTCTGTTTCTGAATTTGTGTCCAATCTGGACGGGATGAACGGAGGAGAGAATTTCAACAAGGACTGTCTGAAG AGTCTTTATAACTCCATCAAGAGCGATGTGCTTCAGTGGGCCAT AGACACAGAGGTTCTGGCAAAATCCATGATGCTCGAGCAGGATGTAGAGCAGGACAGACTTCTGCGATCGAAGAGTAACCCCTTCCAGGATCTCCCTCATAATAAAAAGGCCACCGTGTTCCAGAAAGGCTTTTTGAAACGCAAAGCTCATGCGGACATTGATGGAAAACGCA CTCCGTGGGGGAAACGAAGCTGGAAGACGTTTTATGTGGTACTGAAGGGAGCCGTACTTTACCTGCAGAAG gACGAGTATGGGATTGACTGGCAGAGTTCAGAGGAAGTGGTTAGCGTTCATCACGCTCTCACTGAGTGCGCTCTCAACTACACCAAACGACCTCACGTGTTTCGCCTGCAGACGGCCGACTGGAGAGTCTTCCTCTTCGAAgctgc TTCCACAGAGCAGATGAACAGCTGGATCGGACGGATAAACCTGGTGTCTGCGCTGTACTCCTCTCCACCGTTCGCTGCGGCGGTCGGATCTCAGAAGAAGTTCTGTCGACCCATCCTGCCCGCCGCTGAGTCAAACCTCACACTG GACAAACAGCTGCTGTCACATGCGGCCACGTTACACAGTTTCCAGGAGGATCTGAGGGTTCTTCAGCAGACGGCACTCGACGGACGTAAGGCCAAAGCCAGAGAACTTGAGGAGATCCGACAGAGAGAAGAATATTTACATTATGAG AAGTCTCGTTATGAAGTTTATGTTAAAATGCTGGAGGCCTGGCAGACCCTAGAAACGTCTGAATCATCCGTTGGAGACAAACTGAGCATGTTTGATGCAGGAGTGTGGAGAGGAGTGATGGATGAAGATCAGGACGAGACTGATGCTGTAATGAAGAGATCTCACTCGAGTCCGTCTCTGGAGTTAGAAACGCCTCCTCAACCTGTCGTGAAAGTCAGACGCAACATCTCAGAGCGACGCACTTATCGAAAGATCATAATTCCACGTCGTAACAAAGAGCTTTGA
- the LOC127620202 gene encoding zinc finger protein 771 isoform X2, with protein MAKISDLKSFLESSLNEIFRATVSDILDSVDQSLAEYQSKIQRIESENEDLRKRLCAKDKRPKRVKTTEFDFSRNDFTQDLFPSAHTSEYRHETKISGDLLNSCLKSQTADVGVHQFSKDQSTTIVTLVKTDPEDGCAIDLSNIHTSLKYMDKEIKTENSDEDCCSEFKSPVSGIKVSVVSDSADEDDSNHSRDTKPVDEEQQFTETKIEVSSPDGQSEEGFPGKLQIPPNSQGLDPSLNYPCSQCSKTFKHEGSLNIHLRSHSSEKQYVCSLCGKGFDRADIFKNHERTHTGERPFICDVCGKSYAYKGLLRTHKRTHTGERPYGCLQCGKRFNELNQLKVHSRTHTGERPFSCTECGKSFTHDSSLRTHRRLHTGERPYCCSQCGKRFNAMGDLKNHLRIHTGEKPYQCERCTKTFSQAGHLSIHMRMHTGERPYSCDECGKRFTVTSSLKLHQLTHTGEKMHNCSHCDKSFRRACHLRRHELVHTKEKPYCCSNCDKRYYDQSALKRHLKVHTTDNMDMQKSKDDCEAARVITQ; from the exons ATGGCGAAGATTAGTGACTTAAAATCATTTCTCGAATCTTCGTTAAATGAGATTTTCCGCGCGACTGTCAGTGATATTCTGGACTCAGTGGATCAGAGTCTGGCGGAATATCAGAGCAAAATCCAGCGGATTGAGTCCGAAAATGAAGATCTGAGGAAGCGACTGTGTGCAAAAGACAAAAGGCCAAAACGTGTGAAAACAACAG AGTTTGACTTTTCAAGAAATGATTTCACTCAAGATCTGTTTCCGTCTGCTCATACGAGTGAATACAGACATGAAACTAAGATCAGTGGAGATTTACTGAACAGCTGCCTAAAATCACAAACCGCAGATGTCGGAGTGCATCAGTTTAGCAAAGATCAGTCAACAACGatagtgacattagtgaaaaccGACCCTGAGGATGGATGTGCTATTGACCTCTCGAATATTCACACATCTCTTAAATACATGGATAAAGAAATCAAGACTGAGAATTCAGATGAAGACTGTTGCTCTGAATTTAAATCTCCGGTGAGTGGCATAAAGGTAAGTGTAGTGTCAGACAGTGCTGATGAAGATGATAGCAACCACAGCAGAGATACTAAACCTGTGGATGAAGAGCAGCAGTTCACTGAGACAAAGATAGAAGTGTCAAGTCCAGACGGACAGTCGGAAGAGGGTTTTCCTGGAAAATTACAAATTCCCCCAAACTCGCAAGGATTAGACCCAAGTCTGAATTATCCCTGCAGTCAGTGTAGTAAGACCTTCAAGCATGAAGGATCACTCAACATTCACTTGAGATCGCACAGCTCAGAGAAGCAGTATGTCTGCAGCCTATGCGGCAAGGGGTTCGACCGCGCCGATATCTTTAAAAACCACGAGCGCACGCACACTGGAGAAAGACCATTCATCTGTGATGTGTGCGGAAAGAGCTATGCCTACAAAGGCCTGCTGCGCACGCACAAGAGAACCCACACAGGAGAGAGGCCGTACGGTTGCTTGCAGTGTGGCAAACGATTCAACGAACTCAACCAGCTCAAAGTGCATTCGCGGACACACACAGGCGAAAGGCCATTCAGCTGCACGGAATGTGGCAAAAGCTTCACCCACGACAGCAGTCTGAGGACCCATCGGCGACTGCACACTGGAGAGAGGCCGTACTGCTGCAGCCAGTGCGGCAAGAGATTCAACGCCATGGGCGACCTGAAAAACCACCTCCGGATCCACACGGGCGAAAAGCCGTACCAGTGCGAACGGTGTACGAAGACCTTCAGCCAGGCCGGACATCTGTCCATCCACATGCGCATGCACACTGGAGAGAGACCGTACAGCTGCGACGAGTGCGGCAAACGCTTCACTGTGACCAGCAGCCTCAAACTGCACCAGTTAACTCACACGGGTGAAAAAATGCACAACTGCTCACACTGTGACAAGAGCTTCAGGAGAGCATGCCACCTCAGGAGACATGAGCTAGTGCACACGAAAGAGAAACCCTACTGCTGTTCAAATTGTGACAAGAGGTACTACGATCAATCAGCATTAAAGAGACACCTGAAAGTTCACACAACGGACAACATGGATATGCAGAAGAGTAAAGACGATTGTGAAGCTGCTCGAGTCATAACGCAATAG
- the LOC127620202 gene encoding zinc finger protein 771 isoform X1, giving the protein MAKISDLKSFLESSLNEIFRATVSDILDSVDQSLAEYQSKIQRIESENEDLRKRLCAKDKRPKRVKTTAEFDFSRNDFTQDLFPSAHTSEYRHETKISGDLLNSCLKSQTADVGVHQFSKDQSTTIVTLVKTDPEDGCAIDLSNIHTSLKYMDKEIKTENSDEDCCSEFKSPVSGIKVSVVSDSADEDDSNHSRDTKPVDEEQQFTETKIEVSSPDGQSEEGFPGKLQIPPNSQGLDPSLNYPCSQCSKTFKHEGSLNIHLRSHSSEKQYVCSLCGKGFDRADIFKNHERTHTGERPFICDVCGKSYAYKGLLRTHKRTHTGERPYGCLQCGKRFNELNQLKVHSRTHTGERPFSCTECGKSFTHDSSLRTHRRLHTGERPYCCSQCGKRFNAMGDLKNHLRIHTGEKPYQCERCTKTFSQAGHLSIHMRMHTGERPYSCDECGKRFTVTSSLKLHQLTHTGEKMHNCSHCDKSFRRACHLRRHELVHTKEKPYCCSNCDKRYYDQSALKRHLKVHTTDNMDMQKSKDDCEAARVITQ; this is encoded by the exons ATGGCGAAGATTAGTGACTTAAAATCATTTCTCGAATCTTCGTTAAATGAGATTTTCCGCGCGACTGTCAGTGATATTCTGGACTCAGTGGATCAGAGTCTGGCGGAATATCAGAGCAAAATCCAGCGGATTGAGTCCGAAAATGAAGATCTGAGGAAGCGACTGTGTGCAAAAGACAAAAGGCCAAAACGTGTGAAAACAACAG CAGAGTTTGACTTTTCAAGAAATGATTTCACTCAAGATCTGTTTCCGTCTGCTCATACGAGTGAATACAGACATGAAACTAAGATCAGTGGAGATTTACTGAACAGCTGCCTAAAATCACAAACCGCAGATGTCGGAGTGCATCAGTTTAGCAAAGATCAGTCAACAACGatagtgacattagtgaaaaccGACCCTGAGGATGGATGTGCTATTGACCTCTCGAATATTCACACATCTCTTAAATACATGGATAAAGAAATCAAGACTGAGAATTCAGATGAAGACTGTTGCTCTGAATTTAAATCTCCGGTGAGTGGCATAAAGGTAAGTGTAGTGTCAGACAGTGCTGATGAAGATGATAGCAACCACAGCAGAGATACTAAACCTGTGGATGAAGAGCAGCAGTTCACTGAGACAAAGATAGAAGTGTCAAGTCCAGACGGACAGTCGGAAGAGGGTTTTCCTGGAAAATTACAAATTCCCCCAAACTCGCAAGGATTAGACCCAAGTCTGAATTATCCCTGCAGTCAGTGTAGTAAGACCTTCAAGCATGAAGGATCACTCAACATTCACTTGAGATCGCACAGCTCAGAGAAGCAGTATGTCTGCAGCCTATGCGGCAAGGGGTTCGACCGCGCCGATATCTTTAAAAACCACGAGCGCACGCACACTGGAGAAAGACCATTCATCTGTGATGTGTGCGGAAAGAGCTATGCCTACAAAGGCCTGCTGCGCACGCACAAGAGAACCCACACAGGAGAGAGGCCGTACGGTTGCTTGCAGTGTGGCAAACGATTCAACGAACTCAACCAGCTCAAAGTGCATTCGCGGACACACACAGGCGAAAGGCCATTCAGCTGCACGGAATGTGGCAAAAGCTTCACCCACGACAGCAGTCTGAGGACCCATCGGCGACTGCACACTGGAGAGAGGCCGTACTGCTGCAGCCAGTGCGGCAAGAGATTCAACGCCATGGGCGACCTGAAAAACCACCTCCGGATCCACACGGGCGAAAAGCCGTACCAGTGCGAACGGTGTACGAAGACCTTCAGCCAGGCCGGACATCTGTCCATCCACATGCGCATGCACACTGGAGAGAGACCGTACAGCTGCGACGAGTGCGGCAAACGCTTCACTGTGACCAGCAGCCTCAAACTGCACCAGTTAACTCACACGGGTGAAAAAATGCACAACTGCTCACACTGTGACAAGAGCTTCAGGAGAGCATGCCACCTCAGGAGACATGAGCTAGTGCACACGAAAGAGAAACCCTACTGCTGTTCAAATTGTGACAAGAGGTACTACGATCAATCAGCATTAAAGAGACACCTGAAAGTTCACACAACGGACAACATGGATATGCAGAAGAGTAAAGACGATTGTGAAGCTGCTCGAGTCATAACGCAATAG